The genomic DNA CTCAGCCCCCAGAGGGGCGAGGGCGATCCCTGGCCGCCCCTGGGAGCAGACGATCTGGCGGTTCTTTGTGCCACCAACCCGGCCAGCCTGGGGGCCGAGGAAAGCGCCGAGCGGCCAACCCACAAGGCCGTTGAGAATGGTCCAGAGCGGGTACTGCTGCTAGCCCTCACCCCGGGCGATCGGGGGGCAGCCCAACGGCTGATTGGCGAATTGGAGGGGCTGGTGCGCAGCGCCGGCTCTGAACCGGTGGGAGTGGTCGAGCAGCGCCGCAGCCAGGTGTCAGCAAAAACTATTTGGGGGGAGGGCAAGGTGGCAGAAGCCGCCCTGGAGGCCCGCAGGCTTGGGGCCAGCCTGGTGGTCACCGACAGGGAACTGACCCCGGTGCAGGCCCGCAATCTGGAGAGGTTGCTGGATCTGCCCGTAAGCGATCGCAGTGAATTGATCCTAGACATCTTTGCCCAACGGGCCGCCAGTGCTGCAGGCCGGTTGCAGGTGGAATTGGCCCAGCTGCGCTATCGCCTGCCCCGGTTAAGTGGCCGGGGCCAAAGCCTCTCGCGCCAGGGGGGGGGCATTGGCACCCGCGGGCCCGGGGAAACCCAGCTGGAAAAAGATCGCCGCACGATCGCCGGCCGCCTCGAAAGGCTGCAGCGCGAGGTGGGCCAGCTAAGTGCCCACCGGGCGCGGCTAAGGCAAGGCCGCTCCCAACTGCGGCGCCTCGCCCTGGTGGGTTACACCAACGCCGGCAAGAGCTCCCTGCTCAATGCCCTCACCAAGGCCACGGGCCAGGACGCCGTTTTGGCCGAAAACAAACTTTTCGCCACCCTCGATCCCACCACCCGACGACTCGAGCTGCCCGACCCGGAGGGGGGAGCTACCACCCCGCTCCTGCTCACCGACACCGTGGGCTTCATTCGCGATTTGCCCCCGCCGCTTGTGGAGGCCTTTCGCTCCACCTTGGAGGAAACCCTGGAGGCCGATGGGCTGTTGATCGTGGTGGACCTCTCCGATCCAGCCTGGCCAGAACAGTGGCGCACCGTAAACGCCATCCTCGATTCCCTGGGCGCGAATTCCCCAAGGCGCCTCGTGGCCAACCAAATCGATCGCTGTCCGGGAACGGAACTGGATCGGGTCAAGGCCCTGGAGCCCGATGCCCTGTTCATCTCAGCCACCGAAGGGCTAGGGCTTGCCCACTTAAAAAGCCAACTACGGCAATGGCTGGCCAACTGTGGCAGCATCGGGGATGGCGAACCTTTTATCTCCTAGCTCGGCCATGGTCATCCAACTCGGCGACACCGTTCCTGATTTCACCCAAGATTCCCAACTCGGCCCGATCAACCTCTACGACTTCGCTGGCGACAGCTGGGTTGTGCTGTTTTCCCACCCCGCCGATTACACCCCGGTGTGCACCACCGAATTGGGTGAGGTGTCGCGGCTTCG from Cyanobium sp. WAJ14-Wanaka includes the following:
- the hflX gene encoding GTPase HflX, coding for MKQGVLAGRTAGLRPSQRRRLERLCHRRHPEDGIAELLCLQRLAAEARELELPISLVIDGRGIGRLIWVGPLEQSSRLLDHLGGSNRRQGSELRLVTCCGRSKQLEPGDQEGVVGLDMAPRLWLRYGDKPGSGGQWPALLLSPQRGEGDPWPPLGADDLAVLCATNPASLGAEESAERPTHKAVENGPERVLLLALTPGDRGAAQRLIGELEGLVRSAGSEPVGVVEQRRSQVSAKTIWGEGKVAEAALEARRLGASLVVTDRELTPVQARNLERLLDLPVSDRSELILDIFAQRAASAAGRLQVELAQLRYRLPRLSGRGQSLSRQGGGIGTRGPGETQLEKDRRTIAGRLERLQREVGQLSAHRARLRQGRSQLRRLALVGYTNAGKSSLLNALTKATGQDAVLAENKLFATLDPTTRRLELPDPEGGATTPLLLTDTVGFIRDLPPPLVEAFRSTLEETLEADGLLIVVDLSDPAWPEQWRTVNAILDSLGANSPRRLVANQIDRCPGTELDRVKALEPDALFISATEGLGLAHLKSQLRQWLANCGSIGDGEPFIS